From the Amycolatopsis thermoflava N1165 genome, one window contains:
- the tkt gene encoding transketolase: MSDIASISENNPLLRRNLPADWTDLDTRAVDTVRVLAADAVENCGSGHPGTAMSLAPVAYSLFQRIMRHDPSDPEWPARDRFVLSAGHSSLTLYIQLYLAGYGLELEDLKQLRKWGSQTPGHPEYQHTKGVETTTGPLGQGLANAVGMAMAARRERGLLDPDAAPGESIFDHHIFVIASDGDIEEGVTSEASSIAGRQELGNLVVIYDDNKISIEDDTNIALSEDTAKRYEAYGWHVQVVEGGEDVVAIEEAIAAAKAETTRPSFILLRTVIGYPAPNKMNTGKAHGAALGAEEVAAVKKILGFDPERSFQVEDEVIEHTRKALERGKQERAAWQERFDAWAAANPERKKLADRLATRDLPEGWAEKLPSWEPDAKGIATRKASGEVLNALADVLPELWGGSADLAESNNTTMKGADSFGPEKASTGMWKANPYGRTLHFGVREHAMGSILNGIALHGGTRPYGATFLVFSDYMRPPVRLAALMHAPVIYVWTHDSIGLGEDGPTHQPIEHLASLRAIPGLNVVRPADANETAGAWKAALEDKRHPSGLALTRQNVPVLEGTAADKVAKGAYVLAEASSGTPEVVLMATGSEVQLAVEARKTLEADGVPTRVVSVPCVEWFEAQDEAYRESVLPSGVKARVSVEAGIAQPWYRWVGDAGEIVSIEHFGASADYQTLFREFGFTADAVVDAARRSLAKTKNS, translated from the coding sequence GTGTCCGATATCGCCTCCATCAGCGAGAACAACCCACTGCTGCGGCGGAACCTGCCCGCCGACTGGACCGACCTCGACACCCGCGCGGTCGACACCGTCCGGGTGCTGGCCGCCGACGCGGTCGAGAACTGCGGCAGCGGTCACCCCGGCACCGCGATGAGCCTGGCGCCGGTGGCGTACTCGCTCTTCCAGCGGATCATGCGCCACGACCCGAGCGACCCGGAGTGGCCGGCGCGTGACCGGTTCGTCCTGTCCGCCGGGCACTCCAGCCTGACGCTCTACATCCAGCTGTACCTCGCCGGCTACGGCCTCGAGCTGGAGGACCTCAAGCAGCTGCGCAAGTGGGGCTCGCAGACCCCGGGCCACCCGGAGTACCAGCACACCAAGGGCGTGGAGACCACCACCGGCCCGCTCGGCCAGGGCCTGGCCAACGCGGTCGGCATGGCGATGGCCGCCCGCCGCGAGCGCGGCCTGCTCGACCCGGACGCCGCGCCCGGCGAGAGCATCTTCGACCACCACATCTTCGTGATCGCCTCCGACGGCGACATCGAGGAGGGCGTCACCTCCGAGGCGTCGTCCATCGCGGGCCGCCAGGAGCTGGGCAACCTGGTCGTCATCTACGACGACAACAAGATCTCGATCGAGGACGACACCAACATCGCGCTGTCCGAGGACACCGCGAAGCGGTACGAGGCCTACGGCTGGCACGTCCAGGTCGTCGAGGGCGGCGAGGACGTCGTCGCGATCGAGGAGGCCATCGCGGCCGCCAAGGCGGAGACCACCCGCCCGTCGTTCATCCTGCTGCGCACCGTGATCGGCTACCCGGCGCCGAACAAGATGAACACCGGCAAGGCGCACGGCGCCGCGCTGGGCGCCGAGGAGGTCGCCGCGGTCAAGAAGATCCTCGGCTTCGACCCGGAGCGCAGCTTCCAGGTCGAGGACGAGGTGATCGAGCACACGCGCAAGGCGCTGGAGCGCGGCAAGCAGGAGCGCGCCGCGTGGCAGGAGCGCTTCGACGCGTGGGCCGCCGCCAACCCGGAGCGCAAGAAGCTCGCCGACCGGCTGGCCACCCGCGACCTGCCCGAGGGCTGGGCCGAGAAGCTGCCGAGCTGGGAGCCCGACGCCAAGGGCATCGCGACCCGCAAGGCCTCCGGCGAGGTCCTCAACGCGCTGGCCGACGTGCTGCCGGAGCTGTGGGGCGGTTCGGCCGACCTGGCCGAGAGCAACAACACCACCATGAAGGGCGCCGACTCGTTCGGCCCGGAGAAGGCCTCCACCGGCATGTGGAAGGCCAACCCCTACGGCCGCACGCTGCACTTCGGTGTCCGCGAGCACGCCATGGGCTCGATCCTCAACGGCATCGCGCTGCACGGCGGCACCCGGCCCTACGGCGCCACCTTCCTGGTGTTCAGCGACTACATGCGCCCGCCGGTGCGGCTGGCCGCGCTGATGCACGCGCCGGTCATCTACGTGTGGACGCACGACTCGATCGGCCTCGGCGAGGACGGCCCGACGCACCAGCCGATCGAGCACCTGGCCTCGCTGCGCGCCATCCCGGGCCTGAACGTGGTCCGTCCCGCCGACGCCAACGAGACCGCGGGCGCGTGGAAGGCCGCGCTGGAGGACAAGCGCCACCCGTCGGGCCTGGCGCTGACCCGCCAGAACGTCCCGGTGCTCGAGGGCACCGCGGCGGACAAGGTCGCCAAGGGCGCCTACGTGCTCGCCGAGGCCTCCTCCGGCACCCCGGAGGTCGTGCTGATGGCGACCGGTTCGGAGGTCCAGCTGGCCGTCGAGGCGCGCAAGACGCTGGAGGCCGACGGCGTGCCCACCCGGGTCGTGTCGGTGCCGTGCGTCGAGTGGTTCGAGGCGCAGGACGAGGCGTACCGCGAGTCGGTCCTGCCCAGCGGGGTGAAGGCCCGCGTGTCGGTCGAGGCCGGCATCGCGCAGCCGTGGTACCGCTGGGTCGGCGACGCCGGTGAGATCGTCTCGATCGAGCACTTCGGGGCCTCGGCCGACTACCAGACCCTGTTCCGCGAGTTCGGGTTCACCGCCGACGCCGTGGTCGACGCCGCGCGCCGCTCGCTCGCCAAGACCAAGAACTCCTGA
- a CDS encoding heme o synthase — MSLVNAAHGRSDSTSAVDPGGERPRGLRRVSRIVGAYVALTKPQVIELLLVTTIPAMFLAARTIPSPWLILATLVGGTMAAGSANALNCVIDADIDKVMNRTKRRPLVRDSVPRRNALVFALALGAGSFAMLYFTVNLLAAVLAIATILFYIFVYTLVLKRRTAQNVVWGGAAGCMPVVIGWAAVTGTVQWPAFVMFAVIFFWTPPHTWALAMKYRDDYERAGVPMLPVVATPEHVARQILIYSWVMVGWTLLLLPATSWLYASFAVLAGSWFLFYAHRLYSGVRRGVETKPMALFHRSNTYLMILFCALAVDSAIGLPTLGLPF; from the coding sequence TTGTCGTTGGTGAACGCTGCGCACGGGCGCAGTGACAGCACCAGCGCTGTCGACCCCGGAGGCGAGCGCCCGCGTGGTCTGCGGCGCGTGAGCCGGATCGTCGGCGCCTACGTCGCCCTGACCAAGCCTCAGGTCATCGAGCTGCTGCTGGTCACCACCATCCCGGCGATGTTCCTCGCCGCGCGCACGATCCCGTCGCCGTGGCTGATCCTGGCGACGCTGGTCGGCGGCACCATGGCCGCGGGCAGCGCGAACGCGCTGAACTGCGTGATCGACGCCGACATCGACAAGGTGATGAACCGGACCAAGCGGCGCCCGCTGGTCCGCGACTCGGTGCCGCGGCGCAACGCGCTGGTGTTCGCGCTGGCGCTGGGCGCCGGCTCGTTCGCGATGCTGTACTTCACGGTGAACCTGCTGGCCGCCGTGCTGGCGATCGCGACGATCCTGTTCTACATCTTCGTCTACACGCTGGTGCTCAAGCGGCGCACGGCGCAGAACGTGGTGTGGGGCGGCGCGGCGGGCTGCATGCCGGTGGTGATCGGCTGGGCCGCGGTCACCGGCACGGTGCAGTGGCCCGCGTTCGTGATGTTCGCCGTCATCTTCTTCTGGACGCCGCCGCACACCTGGGCGCTGGCCATGAAGTACCGCGACGACTACGAGCGCGCCGGCGTGCCGATGCTGCCGGTGGTCGCCACGCCGGAGCACGTGGCCCGCCAGATCCTCATCTACTCGTGGGTGATGGTCGGCTGGACGCTGCTCCTGCTGCCCGCGACGAGCTGGCTGTACGCGAGCTTCGCGGTGCTGGCCGGGTCCTGGTTCCTCTTCTACGCGCACCGCCTCTACTCGGGCGTCCGGCGCGGCGTGGAGACCAAGCCGATGGCCCTGTTCCACCGGTCGAACACGTACCTGATGATCCTGTTCTGCGCGCTCGCGGTCGACTCGGCGATCGGTCTGCCCACGCTCGGCCTGCCGTTCTGA
- a CDS encoding AAA family ATPase has translation MAEDREPENTTDLQHEQDYVSMLYRRLDAERTTAERRLERALRSHGETPQESAERDAASSLHHERLAQLGSVEQGLCFGRLDFHGEQAPAYIGRLGLFDEDGDYEPLLLDWRAPAARPFYLATAASPEGVRRRRHIRTLSRKVVGLDDEILDLRAVDGQQADLGLAGEAALLAALERKRTGEMSDIVATIQAEQDDIIRDDLSGVVVVQGGPGTGKTAVALHRAAYLLYTYRQQLASRGVLVVGPNSTFLHYIGQVLPSLGETGVLLSTIGQLFPGIRARGADSRAAAEVKGRLAMVDVLTRAVADRQQVPEERFEVAFDDDVLVLDRAVVERARDKARRTRRPHNLARRVFVDAMLDALTERAAVRMEVDLFEGVPDIPLAEGEDADAPVLDAGDRVEIRKELAESETVAAAIDELWPKITPQRLLRDLFAEPDRLLSASGGLLSDDDRAALKRPARSPWTPGDVPLLDELAELLGEDDEAERAARERREREERAYAEGVLDIMDQDEELLDEDQINIADILDAELFAERQERSSHLTAAQRAARDRTWTFGHVIVDEAQELSAMDWRLLMRRCPSRSMTVVGDVAQTGAPGGASSWRDMLGHYVGDRWRLRELTVNYRTPVEIMNRAAEALREVDPDLRVPTSVRETGVEPWRAPLGERPLASIVDEEVAAADGGTVAVLVPAARLGAVRSELDGHGDAVSVLTVAEAKGLEFDGVVVLAPEEIVAESPRGWNDLYVAYTRATQRLGILYSAGRPTSTPG, from the coding sequence GTGGCTGAGGACCGGGAACCCGAGAACACGACCGACCTTCAGCACGAGCAGGACTACGTGTCCATGCTCTACCGCAGGCTCGACGCCGAACGCACCACCGCCGAACGGCGCCTGGAGCGGGCGTTGCGCTCGCACGGGGAGACCCCGCAGGAGAGCGCCGAGCGGGACGCCGCCAGCAGCCTTCACCACGAGCGGCTCGCGCAGCTCGGCTCCGTCGAGCAGGGCCTGTGCTTCGGCAGGCTCGACTTCCACGGCGAACAGGCGCCCGCCTACATCGGGCGGCTCGGCCTGTTCGACGAGGACGGCGACTACGAGCCGCTGCTGCTGGACTGGCGCGCGCCCGCCGCGCGGCCGTTCTACCTGGCCACCGCCGCCTCGCCGGAGGGCGTGCGGCGCCGCAGGCACATCCGCACGCTGAGCCGCAAGGTCGTCGGCCTCGACGACGAAATCCTCGACCTGCGCGCCGTCGACGGGCAGCAGGCCGACCTGGGCCTGGCCGGCGAGGCCGCCCTGCTCGCCGCCCTGGAGCGCAAGCGCACGGGTGAGATGAGCGACATCGTCGCCACCATCCAGGCCGAGCAGGACGACATCATCCGCGACGACCTCAGCGGCGTCGTCGTGGTCCAGGGCGGGCCGGGCACCGGCAAGACCGCCGTGGCCCTGCACCGGGCCGCCTACCTCCTCTACACCTACCGCCAGCAGCTCGCCTCCCGCGGCGTGCTCGTGGTCGGGCCGAACAGCACGTTCCTGCACTACATCGGCCAAGTCCTGCCGTCGCTGGGCGAGACCGGGGTGCTGCTGTCCACGATCGGGCAGCTGTTCCCCGGCATCCGGGCGCGCGGCGCGGACAGCCGCGCGGCGGCCGAGGTCAAGGGCAGGCTGGCCATGGTCGACGTGCTCACCAGGGCCGTCGCCGACCGCCAGCAGGTGCCGGAGGAGCGGTTCGAGGTCGCCTTCGACGACGACGTACTGGTGCTCGACCGCGCCGTCGTCGAGCGGGCGCGCGACAAGGCCCGGCGCACCCGCCGCCCGCACAACCTGGCGCGCCGCGTGTTCGTCGACGCGATGCTGGACGCGCTGACCGAGCGGGCCGCCGTGCGCATGGAGGTCGACCTCTTCGAGGGGGTCCCCGACATCCCGCTCGCGGAGGGCGAAGACGCCGACGCGCCCGTGCTGGACGCGGGGGACCGAGTGGAGATCCGCAAGGAACTCGCCGAATCCGAGACCGTCGCCGCGGCGATCGACGAGCTGTGGCCGAAGATCACCCCGCAGCGGCTGCTGCGCGACCTGTTCGCCGAGCCGGACCGCCTGCTGTCCGCGTCCGGGGGGCTGCTCTCCGACGACGACCGCGCGGCGCTGAAGCGCCCTGCCCGCTCGCCCTGGACGCCGGGCGACGTGCCGCTGCTCGACGAGCTGGCCGAGCTGCTCGGCGAGGACGACGAGGCCGAGCGCGCCGCGCGCGAACGGCGCGAGCGCGAGGAGCGCGCCTACGCCGAAGGTGTGCTCGACATCATGGACCAGGACGAGGAGCTCCTGGACGAGGACCAGATCAACATCGCCGACATCCTGGACGCCGAGCTGTTCGCCGAGCGGCAGGAACGCAGCAGCCACCTGACGGCGGCGCAGCGCGCGGCCCGCGACCGCACCTGGACGTTCGGGCACGTCATCGTCGACGAGGCGCAGGAGCTGTCCGCGATGGACTGGCGGCTGCTGATGCGCCGCTGCCCGAGCCGGTCGATGACCGTCGTCGGCGACGTCGCCCAGACCGGCGCGCCGGGCGGCGCGTCGTCGTGGCGGGACATGCTCGGCCACTACGTCGGGGACCGCTGGCGGCTGCGTGAGCTGACCGTCAACTACCGGACCCCGGTGGAGATCATGAACCGCGCCGCCGAGGCGCTGCGCGAGGTGGACCCGGACCTGCGGGTGCCGACGTCGGTGCGGGAAACCGGCGTCGAGCCGTGGCGCGCGCCGCTCGGCGAGCGCCCGCTGGCGTCCATCGTGGACGAAGAGGTGGCCGCCGCGGACGGCGGCACCGTCGCGGTGCTGGTCCCGGCGGCCAGGCTGGGCGCGGTCCGGTCCGAACTGGACGGTCACGGCGACGCGGTGTCGGTGCTCACCGTCGCCGAGGCCAAGGGGCTCGAGTTCGACGGCGTCGTGGTGCTCGCGCCGGAGGAAATCGTGGCGGAGTCGCCGCGCGGCTGGAACGACCTCTACGTCGCCTATACCCGTGCCACGCAACGGCTCGGCATCTTGTACTCCGCCGGACGGCCGACGTCAACGCCCGGTTAA
- a CDS encoding FKBP-type peptidyl-prolyl cis-trans isomerase, whose product MRNAGKIVLAAAAALALGACAPDQDPSSFPPGGGPTYPAPEPAAASASASAGHDTGSAAHECTADDITVTGDFGAKPTITIPDTCSAPTKLLTKDLKPGTGATAHAGSTLQMDYDLVTWSDKVDQQNSFGSAPFSFALGEGTAIPGWDQGLEGIKQGGRRLLVIPPDLGYGARGNGPIKPNETLVFVVDAVQVAG is encoded by the coding sequence ATGCGTAACGCTGGCAAGATCGTGCTCGCGGCGGCAGCCGCCCTCGCTCTCGGGGCCTGCGCGCCCGACCAGGACCCGTCTTCCTTCCCGCCCGGTGGCGGCCCGACCTACCCGGCGCCCGAGCCGGCGGCGGCGTCCGCGAGCGCCTCGGCGGGGCACGACACGGGCAGCGCCGCGCACGAGTGCACCGCGGACGACATCACCGTGACCGGTGACTTCGGCGCCAAGCCGACGATCACGATCCCGGACACCTGCAGCGCGCCGACCAAGCTGCTGACGAAGGACCTGAAGCCGGGCACCGGCGCCACCGCCCACGCCGGCAGCACGCTGCAGATGGACTACGACCTGGTGACCTGGTCGGACAAGGTCGACCAGCAGAACTCGTTCGGCTCGGCGCCGTTCTCGTTCGCGCTGGGCGAGGGCACCGCGATCCCGGGCTGGGACCAGGGCCTGGAGGGCATCAAGCAGGGCGGCCGCCGCCTGCTGGTCATCCCGCCGGACCTGGGCTACGGCGCCCGCGGCAACGGCCCGATCAAGCCGAACGAGACGCTCGTCTTCGTCGTCGACGCCGTCCAGGTCGCCGGCTGA
- a CDS encoding SDR family NAD(P)-dependent oxidoreductase yields the protein MDVRGAVAVVTGASSGIGAATALRLHEAGARLVLHGRDGDRLDALAERTGGITVRADFAEPGAVEAAAEEIAARAGRVDVLVNNAGMGYAGPVSGMSAADVRRLLSVNLAAPVELTRALLPALLDRPRSVVVFVTSIAGRAGVAGESVYSATKAGVDVFAESLRLELAGTGVRVGVVVPGVVDTEFFARRGRPYQRRSPRPVPADKVAAAVLAAITAERAEQYVPRWLRLPIAVRGTVPAVYRALSARFGGSAEFPESFRHWKR from the coding sequence ATGGACGTCCGCGGAGCGGTCGCGGTGGTCACCGGCGCCTCGTCGGGCATCGGGGCGGCCACCGCGCTCCGGCTGCACGAGGCCGGTGCTCGCCTCGTGCTGCACGGCCGGGACGGCGACCGGCTGGACGCGCTCGCGGAGCGCACCGGCGGGATCACCGTCCGCGCCGACTTCGCCGAGCCCGGCGCGGTGGAGGCCGCTGCGGAGGAGATCGCCGCGCGGGCGGGCCGCGTGGACGTGCTCGTCAACAACGCCGGGATGGGCTACGCCGGGCCGGTGTCCGGGATGTCCGCTGCCGACGTGCGGCGGTTGCTTTCCGTGAACCTGGCCGCGCCGGTCGAACTGACCCGCGCCCTGCTGCCCGCGCTCCTCGACCGCCCCCGGTCGGTGGTGGTCTTCGTCACGTCCATCGCCGGCCGGGCCGGGGTGGCGGGGGAGTCGGTGTACTCGGCGACCAAGGCGGGGGTGGACGTTTTCGCCGAGAGCCTGCGGCTGGAACTGGCCGGTACCGGCGTGCGGGTCGGGGTGGTCGTGCCCGGGGTGGTGGACACCGAGTTCTTCGCCCGCCGCGGCCGTCCCTACCAGCGGCGCAGCCCCCGGCCGGTGCCCGCGGACAAGGTCGCCGCGGCGGTGCTGGCGGCGATCACGGCGGAACGGGCCGAGCAGTACGTCCCGCGATGGCTGAGGTTGCCAATTGCGGTGCGGGGGACCGTGCCCGCGGTGTACCGTGCACTATCTGCCCGGTTCGGGGGTTCGGCTGAGTTCCCGGAATCTTTCCGCCACTGGAAGCGCTGA
- a CDS encoding DMT family transporter: MLVPVFLGFAAAFLFAASAALQRRAVIEVADSDVDGRAARHRVPVLWLIRKLLRKRVWLAGWATNLLGFFSQAAALHFGSIALVQPLLVTELLFALPMASAAIRRWPPLRDWLAGLAITGGVVVFLAVEGTAPLGGSPDQGRLLIAVLIAAATVVTLVQVAQKRGPLMHSALIATAAGICYAISAAMMKVTTDLLLNEGVAHTALTWPGYVLALSTFSGLLLGQQAYGSGSLSAAIAVMSIVNPAASYFLGLLAFNATLMTSPGPLAATAGAALLLILGVFGLAHSPSVQAETTRSAQHGVYPGSGKFSGTVPSRSRSSDSFAQD, translated from the coding sequence GTGTTAGTCCCGGTATTCCTCGGATTCGCCGCGGCGTTCCTGTTCGCGGCGTCAGCCGCGCTTCAGCGACGCGCGGTGATCGAGGTTGCCGACAGTGACGTCGACGGGCGCGCCGCGCGGCATCGCGTCCCCGTACTGTGGCTGATCCGCAAGCTCTTGCGCAAGAGGGTGTGGCTCGCGGGATGGGCCACGAACCTGTTGGGCTTTTTCAGCCAAGCCGCCGCGCTGCACTTCGGGTCGATCGCGCTCGTGCAGCCGCTGCTGGTCACCGAACTGCTCTTCGCGCTGCCGATGGCCTCCGCCGCGATCCGCCGCTGGCCGCCGCTGCGGGACTGGCTGGCCGGGCTCGCCATCACCGGCGGCGTGGTGGTGTTCCTCGCGGTCGAGGGCACCGCGCCGCTGGGCGGGTCGCCTGACCAGGGCCGTCTGCTGATCGCGGTGCTGATCGCCGCGGCCACCGTTGTCACCCTCGTGCAGGTGGCCCAGAAGCGGGGGCCGCTGATGCACAGCGCGCTCATCGCCACGGCGGCCGGCATCTGCTACGCGATCAGCGCGGCCATGATGAAGGTGACCACCGACCTGCTGTTGAACGAGGGTGTCGCTCACACGGCGCTCACCTGGCCGGGGTACGTGCTGGCGCTGTCGACCTTCTCCGGGCTGCTGCTCGGGCAGCAGGCTTACGGGTCGGGTTCGCTGTCCGCGGCGATCGCCGTGATGTCCATCGTGAACCCCGCCGCCAGCTATTTCCTGGGGCTACTGGCGTTCAACGCGACGCTGATGACCTCGCCGGGCCCGCTCGCGGCGACCGCAGGCGCGGCCCTCCTGCTGATCCTCGGCGTGTTCGGGCTCGCGCACTCGCCGAGCGTGCAGGCGGAGACGACCCGGTCGGCCCAACACGGGGTTTATCCGGGAAGTGGTAAATTCTCGGGAACCGTTCCATCTCGGTCCCGTTCTTCGGACTCCTTCGCTCAGGATTAA
- a CDS encoding winged helix-turn-helix transcriptional regulator, with product MQRTNFGGMACSIARTLDVIGEPWSPLVLRDVWAGMTRFDQIQADLGISRKVLTERLNHLVERGVLERRPYDRRPRYEYVLTERGAELVEVLMAMAHWGDRWLAGEAGPPVVYRHRACGEVSGAGLRCDHCGEAMHAGDVDLLPGPGAAA from the coding sequence GTGCAGCGGACGAACTTCGGCGGGATGGCGTGCTCGATCGCGCGCACGCTCGACGTCATCGGGGAACCGTGGTCACCGCTGGTGCTGCGGGACGTGTGGGCGGGGATGACCCGGTTCGACCAGATCCAGGCCGATCTGGGCATCTCGCGGAAGGTGCTGACCGAGCGGCTGAACCACCTGGTGGAGCGTGGGGTGCTGGAGCGACGGCCCTATGACCGGCGGCCGCGCTACGAGTACGTGCTGACGGAGCGGGGCGCGGAGCTCGTCGAGGTGCTGATGGCGATGGCGCACTGGGGCGACCGGTGGCTGGCGGGCGAGGCCGGGCCGCCGGTGGTGTACCGGCATCGGGCGTGCGGCGAGGTCAGCGGCGCCGGGCTGCGCTGCGACCACTGCGGCGAGGCGATGCACGCCGGGGATGTCGACCTGCTGCCCGGCCCCGGCGCGGCTGCCTGA
- a CDS encoding dihydrofolate reductase family protein: protein MSKVIAAHAVSVDGFITGRDPRPGHGLGDGGMLFDWYFDGDTPSGVFDGFRLSEPSARVFDALAGRVGAIVAGRNTYEDSDRFGGGSPHPKARLVVLTHREAPEITERQTLVTTGVEDAIARAREAAGGRDVGLMGGGVVTSALAAGLVDEIVLHQVPVLLGAGRRFFGELPAHVRLRLVEAVPAPGVTHLHYAVER, encoded by the coding sequence ATGAGCAAGGTCATCGCCGCGCACGCGGTCTCCGTCGACGGCTTCATCACCGGCCGCGACCCCCGCCCCGGGCACGGCCTCGGCGACGGCGGGATGCTGTTCGACTGGTACTTCGACGGCGACACCCCGAGCGGCGTGTTCGACGGCTTCCGCCTGAGCGAGCCCAGCGCCCGGGTGTTCGACGCCCTCGCCGGCCGCGTGGGCGCGATCGTCGCCGGGCGCAACACCTACGAGGACTCCGACCGCTTCGGCGGCGGCAGCCCGCACCCGAAAGCGCGGCTGGTCGTCCTCACCCACCGGGAGGCCCCGGAGATCACCGAGCGGCAGACCCTCGTCACCACCGGCGTCGAGGACGCGATCGCCAGAGCCCGCGAGGCCGCAGGCGGCCGGGACGTCGGCCTCATGGGCGGCGGCGTGGTGACCTCGGCGCTCGCCGCCGGCCTCGTCGACGAGATCGTCCTCCACCAGGTCCCTGTCCTGCTCGGCGCGGGCAGGCGGTTCTTCGGCGAGCTGCCCGCGCACGTGCGGCTCCGCCTGGTCGAGGCCGTCCCGGCGCCGGGGGTCACGCACCTGCACTACGCGGTCGAGCGGTGA
- a CDS encoding bifunctional phosphatase PAP2/O-acyltransferase family protein — protein sequence MVLDARAAAVQRPGWWGELLLGIGLFGIYLLVEAFPLPGREPRAHANGEALLAFERWMHLDFELPVNLWLADQGWIRVFANYEYAITYIASAIILLIWVHARHPVHYRSVRNSFVWLNLFALACFWLYPVAPPRMLEGAGFVDTVRLGHTFLSWGSPALQGANQLAAMPSLHVGWALWVSVVLARIRGGWAVQIVSAVHVAITFAVIIATGNHYWIDAAAAVVFIAAATWIAQVARPVDRVPASDTFFLHVETPAYPQHVGGLIMLDTTANPAGPTREWVQQAIRDKLPEMPRYAQRLSDYSPWRRQHWVPHPDIDWDWHVPDYDLTRPDGTPGGMGELHKLVARFQSEPLPRDRPLWRFAVVRGVEENTAAVISLVHHAVADGIGTISLMLELFDSPSLLDGLNETRRPNALQKAAAGAVGLAQLATDGRPRTRLPAGDPPDRRYATLQIPLDDVRELARKHGVRVTDLLLGGVAGALRRVAVAPLPESMLTSVTLMAAEPRPGAEGNVTAAVMVDIPLGDMPEAERLKRIARATKRLRTGTRVVASRFVQHTLAGLMPAFFHRWFARTVYNERFFNGTVSNMPGAAWQVDFRDFPLRTAFAIIPLAPGTPFTIGVLGWYGSFSMSATVDATLVDSVDGFLTEFRAVLAELA from the coding sequence GTGGTCCTGGACGCCCGCGCGGCGGCCGTCCAGCGTCCGGGCTGGTGGGGTGAACTGCTGCTCGGGATCGGCCTGTTCGGGATCTACCTGCTGGTCGAGGCGTTCCCGCTGCCGGGCCGCGAACCGCGGGCGCACGCCAACGGCGAGGCGCTGCTGGCGTTCGAACGCTGGATGCACCTGGACTTCGAACTGCCGGTCAACCTGTGGCTCGCCGACCAGGGCTGGATCCGCGTGTTCGCCAACTACGAGTACGCGATCACCTACATCGCGAGCGCGATCATCCTGCTGATCTGGGTGCACGCCCGCCACCCGGTGCACTACCGCTCGGTGCGCAACAGCTTCGTCTGGCTCAACCTGTTCGCGCTCGCCTGTTTCTGGCTCTACCCGGTCGCGCCGCCGCGGATGCTCGAGGGTGCTGGGTTCGTCGACACCGTGCGGCTCGGGCACACGTTCCTGTCCTGGGGCTCGCCGGCGTTGCAGGGCGCCAACCAGCTGGCCGCGATGCCGTCCCTGCACGTCGGGTGGGCGCTGTGGGTCTCGGTGGTCCTGGCGCGCATCCGCGGCGGCTGGGCCGTGCAGATCGTCAGCGCGGTGCACGTCGCCATCACGTTCGCGGTCATCATCGCCACCGGCAACCACTACTGGATCGACGCAGCCGCCGCCGTGGTGTTCATCGCCGCGGCCACCTGGATCGCGCAGGTCGCCCGGCCGGTCGACCGGGTGCCCGCCTCCGACACGTTCTTCCTGCACGTCGAGACCCCGGCCTACCCGCAGCACGTCGGCGGGCTCATCATGCTCGACACCACCGCCAACCCCGCCGGGCCGACCCGGGAGTGGGTGCAGCAGGCCATCCGCGACAAGCTGCCCGAGATGCCCCGCTACGCGCAGCGCCTGTCGGACTACTCGCCCTGGCGCCGCCAGCACTGGGTGCCGCACCCGGACATCGACTGGGACTGGCACGTCCCCGACTACGACCTGACTCGCCCGGACGGCACGCCCGGCGGCATGGGGGAGCTGCACAAGCTCGTCGCGCGGTTCCAGAGCGAGCCGCTGCCGCGGGACCGGCCGCTGTGGCGGTTCGCCGTCGTGCGCGGCGTCGAGGAGAACACCGCCGCGGTGATCTCGCTGGTGCACCACGCCGTCGCGGACGGCATCGGCACGATCAGCCTGATGCTGGAGCTGTTCGACTCGCCGAGCCTGCTCGACGGCCTCAACGAGACCCGGCGGCCGAACGCGCTGCAGAAGGCCGCCGCGGGCGCCGTCGGGCTGGCGCAGCTGGCCACCGACGGGCGGCCCAGGACGCGGCTGCCCGCGGGGGACCCGCCGGACCGCCGCTACGCCACCCTGCAGATCCCGCTCGACGACGTGCGCGAGCTGGCGCGCAAGCACGGCGTGCGGGTCACTGACCTGCTGCTGGGCGGGGTCGCCGGCGCGCTGCGGCGCGTCGCGGTGGCGCCGCTGCCCGAGTCGATGCTGACCTCGGTCACGTTGATGGCCGCCGAGCCGCGGCCCGGCGCCGAGGGCAACGTCACCGCCGCGGTCATGGTGGACATCCCGCTGGGGGACATGCCCGAAGCCGAGCGGCTGAAGCGGATCGCCAGGGCCACCAAGCGGTTGCGCACCGGCACCCGGGTCGTCGCGTCCCGGTTCGTGCAGCACACGCTGGCCGGGCTGATGCCGGCGTTCTTCCACCGCTGGTTCGCGCGGACCGTCTACAACGAACGGTTCTTCAACGGCACCGTGTCCAACATGCCCGGTGCCGCGTGGCAGGTGGACTTCCGCGACTTCCCGCTGCGCACGGCGTTCGCCATCATCCCGCTCGCGCCGGGCACCCCGTTCACCATCGGCGTGCTCGGGTGGTACGGCTCGTTCTCGATGAGCGCCACGGTGGACGCGACGCTGGTGGACAGCGTGGACGGCTTCCTCACCGAATTCCGCGCGGTGCTCGCGGAACTGGCCTGA